The genome window CCCCGATCGGCAAGCTCTCGGGGGCACTCAAGGGCTTCACGGCGATGCAGCTCGGCGGTATCGCCATCGAAGCCGCCCTGGAGCGCGCCGGGATCTCCGGCGACCAGGTCGACTACGTGATCATGGGTCACGTGCTGCAGGCCGGGCAGGGCCAGATCACCGCGCGGCAGGCGGCCGTTCAGGGCGGCATCCCGATGAGCGTCCCGGCCCTGACGATCAACAAGGTCTGCCTGTCAGGGCTCGACGCGATCGCGCTGGCCGACCAGCTGATCCGGGCAGGGGAGTACGACGTCGTCGTGGCGGGTGGCATGGAGTCGATGACCAACGCCCCGCACCTGCTCCCCGGAGCTCGGGCCGGCTACCGCTACGGCAACGCGACGGTCGTCGACGCGACGCTCCACGACGGGCTGTTCTGCGCCTTCGACCAGGTGGCGATGGGCGCGGGTACCGAGGAGTACGGCAAGAAGCTGAACATCTCGCGCGAGGAGCAGGACGCCTTCGCGGCGCGATCTCACGAGCGGGCGACCGCCGCGCAGAAGGACGGCCGGTTCGACGACGAGATCGTCCCGGTCCCGATCCCGCAGCGAAAGGGCGAGCCGTTGCTGTTCACGACCGACGAGGGTGTACGCCCGGAGACCACGGC of Mycobacteriales bacterium contains these proteins:
- a CDS encoding acetyl-CoA C-acetyltransferase — encoded protein: MTRSVLVAGARTPIGKLSGALKGFTAMQLGGIAIEAALERAGISGDQVDYVIMGHVLQAGQGQITARQAAVQGGIPMSVPALTINKVCLSGLDAIALADQLIRAGEYDVVVAGGMESMTNAPHLLPGARAGYRYGNATVVDATLHDGLFCAFDQVAMGAGTEEYGKKLNISREEQDAFAARSHERATAAQKDGRFDDEIVPVPIPQRKGEPLLFTTDEGVRPETTAQTLAKLKPAFAADGTVTAGNASQISDGGCAVVVMSAAKARELGVPVLAEIGAHGTVAGPDASLQSQPANAIKKALAKEGLTVDGLDLVELNEAFAQVGIQSRKELGIDEDKVNVNGGAISLGHPIGMSGARVALHLVLELRRRGGGIGAAALCGGGGQGDALILHVPAAG